Proteins co-encoded in one bacterium genomic window:
- a CDS encoding glucosyl-3-phosphoglycerate synthase, with product MSDSVPLGVVSTFPRWTSEIVDQWFRANTFHAGEFDDLPSLVALKQRQGVTISLGLPALDEEATIGHEISVLRRALMDEVPLLDEIVVVDSGSADRTVEVARRLGVPTYLHSSILPETGTFDGKGEALWKSLHVLRGDLIVWVDTDIRNIHPKFVYGLLGPLLREPRIGYVKGYYARPIQVGPRLHGTGGGRVTELTARPLLNLFYPELSGVIQPLAGEYAGRRTLLEQLPFFTGYGVEMGLLIDAWSRYGLDAIAQVNLEQRVHRNRELTSLSLMAFAIVQVAMTRLGPRIGARLGDQMNLAMKLIHLDNGPSLEVRELEERERPPIVTVPAYRLRRAARSATTPAGISDGEIPSTRG from the coding sequence ATGAGCGACTCCGTCCCGCTCGGCGTCGTCTCCACCTTCCCACGGTGGACCTCGGAGATCGTGGACCAATGGTTCCGCGCCAACACGTTCCACGCGGGGGAGTTCGACGATCTCCCCAGTCTCGTCGCCCTCAAGCAGCGTCAGGGAGTGACGATCAGCCTCGGGTTGCCGGCGCTCGACGAGGAAGCGACGATCGGCCACGAGATCTCGGTGCTCCGCCGGGCCCTCATGGACGAGGTGCCGCTGCTGGACGAAATCGTCGTGGTGGACAGCGGCTCGGCCGATCGGACCGTCGAGGTCGCCCGGCGACTCGGCGTGCCGACGTACCTGCACTCGAGCATCCTCCCTGAGACTGGGACCTTCGACGGCAAGGGTGAAGCCCTCTGGAAGAGCCTGCACGTGCTCCGCGGGGATCTGATAGTTTGGGTCGACACGGACATTCGGAACATCCATCCAAAGTTCGTGTACGGTCTGCTCGGTCCGCTGCTCCGGGAACCACGGATCGGCTACGTCAAAGGGTACTACGCGCGACCGATCCAGGTGGGCCCCCGGCTCCACGGCACAGGCGGCGGGCGCGTGACGGAGCTCACGGCCAGGCCGCTGCTGAACCTGTTCTACCCGGAGCTGTCGGGCGTGATCCAGCCGCTCGCCGGCGAATACGCGGGCCGGCGTACCCTGCTGGAGCAACTCCCGTTCTTCACGGGATACGGCGTGGAGATGGGCCTGCTCATCGACGCGTGGTCCCGATACGGGCTGGACGCCATCGCTCAGGTCAACCTGGAACAACGCGTCCACCGGAACCGGGAGTTGACGTCGCTCTCGCTGATGGCGTTTGCGATCGTCCAGGTGGCGATGACACGACTCGGGCCGCGGATCGGTGCGCGGCTGGGCGACCAGATGAACCTTGCGATGAAATTGATCCACCTGGACAATGGGCCGTCGCTCGAGGTTCGGGAACTCGAGGAGCGCGAGCGTCCGCCGATCGTGACGGTCCCCGCGTACCGCCTGCGCCGGGCGGCCCGTTCGGCAACGACGCCCGCCGGGATCTCGGACGGAGAGATCCCGTCGACCCGCGGCTGA